A DNA window from Trypanosoma brucei brucei TREU927 chromosome 10, whole genome shotgun sequence contains the following coding sequences:
- a CDS encoding glycerol uptake protein, putative, with amino-acid sequence MSDDEHKRHPHAQRSRHSTASPGMIGHDGNFMESFKDMLGDIYAPLKTGLKLEHVIYNACYMLLMLYGFFDVADASKQWASEFYIEPPRWSILTITSLGSTGYNGTGDAQWTSIDRGFGLLLSALALFVIGARGVRSVFHGENGVKALQRYYLFAGFLFTAFLHGPMFWLPITIIALNYVFIIILLKIKMPHWVHMAVMWTAVVSLMLSVGYYGGRLIIGPRRLGFWGGMASWVPTFNMSILRMISFNTDLYEAIHASAPARATTTRKHDNGCLDCARLRDKHPEKEVTAVRCYKFRSEYPRNVNEYNLLSYMAYMLYPPLYIGGPMSSFNAFASHCQYSTVAMTRSQLIVYGIFIIILYVTQVSMLHFVYLSALRQRGDLVMKLSTTQAAFMLYYSLAFLWLKFSLVWKTGRLAAVADGVDVPEDMRRAYSNTLSVRDFWRDWHASFNVWVVRYMYIPMGGNRRKYFSILPIFFFIAVWHDLELHLIEWAVWIIAFFLVELFVGYLWGLPLFAPVRHSKYERLLRSLAGMVSVFGLTITNMIGFATVAAPHGGSLTAQIILHILGTLNLTLFFFFLLFFFLLSATGVLLRDEEANQIKQLKERYGIVR; translated from the coding sequence ATGTCAGACGACGAGCACAAACGACACCCGCACGCACAACGTTCCCGCCATTCAACAGCGTCGCCAGGCATGATCGGTCATGATGGAAACTTCATGGAGAGCTTCAAAGACATGCTGGGCGATATATATGCCCCGCTGAAGACAGGTCTGAAGTTGGAGCACGTAATTTATAATGCATGTTATATGCTTCTCATGTTATATGGTTTCTTTGATGTTGCAGATGCGTCAAAGCAGTGGGCGTCAGAATTCTACATTGAGCCACCGCGTTGGAGCATACTAACCATAACCTCTCTGGGTTCCACCGGCTATAACGGGACTGGGGACGCGCAATGGACTTCCATCGACAGGGGGTTTGGTCTCCTCCTCTCTGCGCTGGCGTTATTCGTTATCGGGGCCCGTGGTGTCCGCAGTGTTTTCCATGGGGAAAATGGCGTGAAGGCGCTCCAGCGGTACTACTTGTTCGCCGGATTCCTCTTCACAGCCTTCTTGCACGGGCCCATGTTCTGGCTGCCGATTACCATAATTGCACTTAACTACGTCTTCATTATAATCTTGCTGAAGATCAAGATGCCTCACTGGGTGCACATGGCAGTTATGTGGACGGCAGTGGTGTCGCTGATGCTTAGTGTGGGATACTATGGAGGTCGGTTGATCATTGGTCCGAGGAGACTTGGCTTTTGGGGAGGCATGGCCAGCTGGGTTCCCACGTTTAACATGTCTATCCTTCGCATGATTTCGTTTAACACAGATCTGTATGAAGCGATACACGCGAGCGCTCCTGCGCGGGCAACAACTACGAGGAAACACGATAACGGTTGCTTGGATTGTGCACGACTACGTGACAAACACCcggaaaaagaagtaactGCCGTGCGGTGTTACAAGTTTCGTTCAGAATACCCCCGCAATGTCAATGAGTACAATCTGCTGAGCTACATGGCGTACATGCTCTACCCGCCGCTGTACATCGGTGGGCCCATGTCTTCCTTCAATGCGTTTGCTTCACACTGCCAATATTCTACTGTTGCCATGACGAGGTCGCAGTTGATCGTTTACGGAATATTCATTATTATTCTATACGTTACTCAGGTGAGCATGCTACACTTTGTGTACCTGAGTGCTCTGCGGCAAAGGGGCGATCTCGTCATGAAACTGAGCACAACGCAAGCTGCTTTCATGCTGTACTATTCCTTGGCCTTCCTTTGGCTGAAGTTCTCCTTGGTTTGGAAGACGGGTCGCTTGGCTGCTGTTGCGGACGGGGTTGATGTGCCAGAGGACATGCGGCGCGCCTACAGCAACACGTTAAGTGTGCGAGACTTCTGGCGTGATTGGCATGCCTCATTTAATGTGTGGGTTGTGCGCTACATGTACATTCCCATGGGGGGAAATAGACGGAAGTATTTCAGCATCCTTCCCATATTCTTCTTCATTGCGGTATGGCATGATTTGGAACTCCACCTTATTGAGTGGGCGGTATGGATTATTGCCTTCTTTTTAGTTGAGCTTTTTGTTGGGTATCTATGGGGCCTGCCGTTATTTGCGCCGGTACGACACTCAAAGTACGAGCGCCTGCTAAGAAGTCTTGCTGGAATGGTCAGTGTTTTTGGACTTACAATCACGAACATGATCGGCTTCGCTACCGTGGCAGCACCTCACGGAGGTTCATTGACAGCGCAGATTATTCTGCATATCCTTGGGACTCTTAACTTAACTctattcttcttctttttactatttttctttttgctctctGCCACGGGTGTTTTGCTTCGTGATGAAGAAGCAAATCAAATAAAGCAGCTCAAGGAAAGGTACGGTATAGTTCGTTGA